GCTTGCGCCATCAGGCCTTGCAGCAGAGCACCACCGACGCCGGTACCGCGGCCCGACTTGCGCACGGCCATGCGGCCGATGTGGCCGTCGGGCAGCAGGCGGCCGGTGCCGATCGGCACGCCGGCAGCGTCGTACGCCACCGCGTGCAGGCACAGTACATCCATATTGTCCATTTCCAGTTCGGCAGGCACACCCTGCTCTTCGACAAAGACTTCGGTGCGTATCAGTTTGGCTTCGGCAGACATGGAGGCC
This is a stretch of genomic DNA from Duganella zoogloeoides. It encodes these proteins:
- a CDS encoding GNAT family N-acetyltransferase, with the protein product MNETVHHTIRYGDWASMSAEAKLIRTEVFVEEQGVPAELEMDNMDVLCLHAVAYDAAGVPIGTGRLLPDGHIGRMAVRKSGRGTGVGGALLQGLMAQARARGESLVALSAQTHAAAFYQRHGFAIEGEEFLEAGIRHINMNHKF